Proteins from a genomic interval of Rhodothermus marinus:
- a CDS encoding HesB/IscA family protein has protein sequence MSTTTLQAPIQLTPRAAQEIRKIMQTKQIPEGYALRVGVRGGGCSGMSYLLGFDRKREYDLEFEVEGITIYMDRRHGLYLMGTTIDYHDGLNARGFVFNNPNATQTCGCGSSFAV, from the coding sequence ATGAGCACCACGACCCTGCAGGCTCCGATCCAGCTGACGCCCCGGGCGGCACAGGAAATCCGGAAGATCATGCAGACCAAGCAGATTCCGGAAGGCTATGCGCTGCGCGTGGGCGTCCGGGGCGGCGGATGCTCGGGCATGAGCTATCTGCTGGGCTTCGACCGCAAACGCGAGTACGACCTGGAGTTCGAAGTCGAAGGCATTACCATTTACATGGACCGCCGTCACGGCCTATATTTAATGGGAACAACGATCGACTACCATGACGGGCTTAATGCCCGAGGGTTCGTTTTCAACAACCCCAATGCTACCCAGACCTGCGGCTGCGGCTCGAGTTTTGCAGTCTGA
- a CDS encoding ATP-dependent Clp protease ATP-binding subunit, translating into MEGNFSNRVRDVIAYSREEAIRLGHDYIGTEHLLLGIIREGEGIAVQILRNLGCDLLKLKKAIEDAVRSTSGPTTVVGNLPLTKQAEKVLKITYLEAKLYKSDVIGTEHLLLSLLRDEENIAAQILQQGFSITYDAVRAELDAILSGKASARGSSSSGSGSRFSSRYGREYTKMEKSKTPVLDNFGRDLTKLAEEGKLDPVIGREREIERVAQVLSRRKKNNPVLIGDPGVGKTAIVEGLAMRIVQRKVSRVLYDKRIVSLDLAALVAGTKYRGQFEERMKAVMNELEKNPDVILFIDELHTIVGAGGASGSLDASNMFKPALARGEIQCIGATTLDEYRQYIEKDGALDRRFQKIIVDPSTPEETIEILKKIKDRYEEHHNVRYTDEAIELCVKLSERYITDRFLPDKAIDVMDEAGARVHLKNIRVPKEIVELEEEIERVREEKNRVVKSQRFEEAARLRDREKKLLEELEEAKRAWEERVQHEVHEVTAQDVAEVVAMMTGIPVDKITEPEQKKLLRMEEALKSRVIGQDEAISKLARAIRRTRAGLKDPKRPIGSFIFLGPTGVGKTELAKALTEYLFDSEDALIRIDMSEYMEKFSVSRLIGAPPGYVGYEEGGQLTEKVRRKPYSVVLLDEIEKAHPDVFNILLQVLDDGILTDGLGRRVDFRNTIIIMTSNIGAREIKNLGKGIGFTQTEQPFNYQAMKSTVEDALKRVFNPEFLNRIDDVIVFQPLEKQHIYQIIDLMVSDLLKRAGDLGIQVEFTQAAKDFLVEKGYDPQYGARPLRRAIQKYVEDPLAEAILSNEVKEGDLVVINYDESVKPGELIFEARPAAEATSPEKPETAEEGASE; encoded by the coding sequence ATGGAAGGAAACTTCTCCAACAGAGTTCGGGACGTTATTGCCTACAGTCGCGAAGAAGCAATCCGGCTGGGCCACGACTATATCGGAACGGAACACCTGTTGCTTGGCATCATCCGGGAGGGCGAAGGCATCGCCGTACAGATCCTTCGCAATCTCGGATGTGACCTGCTGAAGCTGAAGAAGGCGATTGAAGACGCCGTCCGTAGCACCAGCGGCCCGACGACCGTCGTGGGGAACCTCCCCCTGACGAAGCAGGCCGAAAAGGTACTGAAAATAACCTACCTGGAAGCCAAACTGTACAAAAGCGATGTAATTGGCACCGAACACCTGCTGCTGAGTCTGCTCCGCGACGAGGAAAACATTGCCGCTCAGATTCTGCAGCAGGGGTTCTCGATCACGTACGATGCCGTCCGGGCCGAGCTCGATGCCATCCTGAGTGGCAAGGCTTCGGCCCGCGGCAGTAGCAGTAGCGGAAGCGGCAGTCGATTTTCATCCAGATACGGCAGAGAGTACACGAAAATGGAAAAGAGCAAAACACCCGTGTTGGACAACTTCGGCCGCGACCTGACCAAGCTGGCCGAAGAGGGGAAGCTGGATCCCGTCATCGGACGGGAGCGGGAGATCGAGCGGGTTGCCCAGGTGCTCAGCCGCCGGAAGAAGAACAACCCGGTGCTCATCGGAGACCCGGGGGTCGGGAAGACCGCCATCGTCGAGGGCCTGGCCATGCGCATTGTGCAGCGCAAGGTCAGCCGCGTCCTCTACGACAAGCGGATCGTCTCGCTCGACCTGGCCGCACTGGTGGCCGGCACGAAGTACCGCGGCCAGTTCGAGGAGCGCATGAAGGCGGTCATGAACGAGCTCGAGAAGAACCCGGACGTCATCCTCTTCATCGACGAGCTGCATACGATCGTCGGGGCGGGTGGTGCTTCGGGCTCGCTCGATGCCTCCAACATGTTCAAGCCGGCGCTGGCGCGCGGTGAGATCCAGTGCATCGGCGCCACGACGCTGGACGAGTACCGCCAGTACATCGAAAAAGATGGCGCGCTCGATCGCCGCTTCCAGAAGATCATCGTGGATCCCTCCACGCCCGAGGAGACCATCGAGATTCTGAAGAAGATCAAGGATCGTTACGAAGAGCACCACAACGTCCGCTACACGGACGAGGCGATCGAGCTATGCGTCAAGCTCTCGGAGCGCTACATTACCGATCGCTTCCTCCCGGACAAGGCGATTGACGTCATGGACGAGGCCGGTGCCCGGGTGCACCTGAAGAACATCCGGGTTCCGAAGGAGATCGTCGAACTGGAGGAAGAGATCGAGCGCGTCCGAGAGGAAAAGAACCGGGTGGTCAAGAGCCAGCGCTTCGAGGAGGCGGCCCGGCTCCGTGACCGGGAAAAGAAACTGCTCGAAGAGCTGGAAGAGGCCAAGCGGGCCTGGGAAGAGCGCGTGCAGCATGAGGTGCATGAGGTCACGGCCCAGGACGTCGCCGAAGTCGTGGCCATGATGACCGGTATCCCGGTCGACAAGATCACCGAACCGGAGCAGAAGAAGCTCCTCCGTATGGAGGAGGCGCTCAAGAGCCGGGTGATCGGCCAAGACGAGGCGATCTCCAAGCTGGCCCGGGCCATCCGGCGCACACGGGCCGGCCTCAAGGACCCGAAGCGGCCGATCGGCTCGTTCATCTTCCTCGGACCGACCGGCGTCGGGAAGACCGAGCTGGCCAAAGCGCTGACGGAGTACCTGTTCGACTCCGAAGACGCGCTCATCCGCATCGACATGAGCGAGTACATGGAGAAGTTCTCCGTCAGCCGCCTGATCGGTGCCCCGCCGGGATACGTGGGCTACGAGGAAGGTGGCCAGCTCACCGAGAAGGTGCGGCGCAAGCCCTACTCCGTCGTGCTGCTCGATGAGATCGAAAAGGCGCACCCGGATGTGTTCAACATCCTGTTGCAGGTGCTCGACGACGGCATCCTGACCGACGGACTGGGCCGCCGCGTCGACTTCCGGAACACGATCATCATCATGACCTCGAACATCGGGGCTCGGGAGATCAAGAACCTGGGCAAGGGCATCGGCTTCACGCAGACCGAGCAGCCCTTCAACTACCAGGCGATGAAGTCCACCGTTGAAGATGCGCTCAAGCGCGTCTTCAACCCCGAGTTCCTGAACCGAATCGACGACGTGATCGTCTTCCAGCCGCTGGAAAAGCAGCACATTTACCAGATCATCGACCTGATGGTCTCCGACCTGCTCAAGCGGGCGGGCGATCTGGGCATTCAGGTCGAGTTCACGCAGGCGGCGAAAGACTTCCTCGTCGAAAAGGGCTACGACCCGCAGTACGGCGCCCGGCCGCTACGGCGGGCTATCCAGAAGTACGTGGAAGACCCGCTGGCCGAGGCCATCTTGAGCAACGAGGTCAAGGAAGGCGATCTCGTCGTGATCAACTACGACGAGTCGGTCAAACCGGGTGAGCTGATCTTTGAGGCGCGCCCGGCCGCCGAGGCCACTTCGCCGGAGAAACCCGAGACGGCTGAGGAAGGAGCCTCTGAGTGA